Genomic segment of Octadecabacter arcticus 238:
AAGAACCGGCAACTTGGGATCAGGAACTGGCGAACTGTCAGGTCATCATCGACTCTGGCCGCAAGTGCTACACCATCGGCACCAAGTTCCTTTGGACAGCTGGCGGTTGGTTCGACTACATCAACTCCCGCACCAACGGCTATGAGTTCCACATCCAGCTCGCCAATGGCGAAGTAGAATGGACAGACGAGCGCGTGCGCGACACGTTCGCAAACTGGCGTCAGCTGATCGACATGGGTGCCTTCATCGACGATCACCAGTCCATGAGCTGGCAGGACGCGATTCCTCCCTTCTTGAACGGCGATGCGACAGCCTACCTGATGGGTAACTTTGCGGTTGCGGCGTTCCGCGATGGCGGCCTGACGGACGATCAGCTGGACTTCTACCAGTTCCCGCAGATCAACCCTGACGTTGCACCAGCCGAAGACGCACCTACGGATACGTTCCACATTCCGGCGGCTGCACAGAACGTAGAAGCGGCAAAAGCATTCCTGCTTTATGTCACATCTGCTGATGTTCAGGGCGAGATCAATGGCGGCGACGCCCTCGGTCAGCTTCCAGTGAACGCATCCGCGTCCGTGTCCGATGACAAGTTCATCCAGGAAGGCTTTGAGATGCTGTCCGACAACGCATCTGGCGGCATCATGCAGTTCTTTGACCGCGACTTCCCTGCTGAGATGGCATCTTCCGGCATGGAAGGCCTGCAGGAGTTCATGGTGTTCCCAGACAATCTGGACGACATCCTTGAGCGCCTCGAAGAGACACGCCAGCGCGTCTACCAGTAACCAAAATTTGGGGCAGGCCTTTCGGGACCTGCCCTACTTCCCTCCAACTCATCTGCAAGCCGCCGCTTCGCGCCTTTCACATGTGTTGACCCGTCAGGAGACCATCATGACCACGACCACTGCCCCCACCCGAAGCTGGTACAAGCGCAACGAAATCGCCGTTACCCCGTGGCTTTTCCTGATCCCCGGCATCATCTTTTTCGCGCTCTATGTGATTTTCCCGATCTTCCAGTCGTTCTGGATTTCGTTCCATGAATGGGACGGTCTGGGCGAAAAGACATGGGTCGGGACGGCGAACTACGAACGTCTTCTGGGGGGGGATCGCAAGTTCGGTATCTCTTTCTGGAACAACGTGCGCTGGCTCGCTCTATACCTGCTGGCGATCCCGATGGGGCTGTTCATATCATTGTTCCTGAACCAGAAAGTGTTCGGCATCCGGCTCTATAAGTCGTTGTTTTTCTTTCCGTTCGTGATTTCTCAGGTGGTCGTTGGCCTCGTGTTTTCGTGGTTCTACCTGCCCAACGACGGGCTTTTCGACATCATCGTCGGCACAGTTGGCATCGATGTTTCTGGCGGAATCTTAGGTAATCCCAACACCGCGACCTACGGCATTATCACGGCGGGGCTGTGGCCGCAGACGGCCTATTGCATGATCCTGTATCTGACCGGTCTGAACGCTGTTGATCCCGAACAGGTCGAGGCAGCGCGTCTGGATGGTGCCAAGGGTGCGCGGATGTTGTGGTATGTCATCCTGCCGCAACTGAAACCGGCCACTTTCATTGCCTTCGTGGTGACGATCATCGGCGCTCTGCGCTCGTTTGACTTCATCGCTGTGATGACCAACGGCGGCCCCTTCGGGTCCACCCGCGTGCTGAGTTTTTATATGTTCGAGGAGTCGCTCTCCGAGTTCGGATTCCGCATGGGCTACGGTGCAGCGATTGCTGTGGTGCTGTTCTTCCTGATGCTGATCTTCATCACCTACTTCCTGTGGTCCATGTACCAAGACGAAAAAGGGGCGCGCTGATGTTTCCGACACCAATAGAAAAACGCTCCCGCCAATGGCAGCTGGGCTATCAGGCCTTGTTGCCCGTCGTACTGGTCATCTGGCTGCTGCCGCTGATCGCCGTTGCGATCTTTTCGATCAAACCGGAGGCGGATTTCGTCAACGGCAACTACTGGGGCATGCCCAGTTCGTTCGAGATGTTCACCAACTACGGCAAGGTTTTCTTCGAAAGTGACATGCCGCGCTATTTACTGAATTCGGTATTCATCACAGTGCCGACAGTTATCGGCGCGGTCATCCTGTCGTCGATGACAGGCTTTGCGTTGGGCGTTTACAGGTTTCGCGGCAACTTGCTGATCTTTTTCATGTTCATTGCGGGCAATTTTGTGCCGTTCCAGATCCTGATGGTCCCTGTGCGCGACCTAACGCTGAACCTCGGCCTTTATGATACGAAAATGGGTCTGATCCTGTTTCACGTGGCGTTCCAGACCGGGTTCTGCACGCTGTTCATGCGCAATTTCATTCGCCAATTGCCGTTTGCATTGATCGAAGCGGCCCGCGTTGAAGGTGTGTCCGAATGGCGCATTTTCGTCTATGTTGTGCTGCCCCTGATGAAACCAGCACTCGCCGCCCTGTCCGTGCTGATCTTTACCTTCATCTGGAACGATTATTTCTGGGCGATCGTGCTGACCCAAGGGCCCGACAGCCAGCCAGTCACCGCAGGTATCACCAGCTTCAACAGCCAATTCCGTTCGGCTTATCACCTGATGTCCGCAGGCAGCATTGTCGCCGCCCTCCCCCCCGTCGCGATGTTTTTCCTGATGCAGAAGCACTTCATCGCGGGCCTTACCCTCGGAGCCGTCAAGTAATGAAAACATGGCGATTGGATGATGGCCGTCAGACACTGGTTCTGGCTGCAACGCGCGAGCGTTTGCCAGAAGTGGTCTATTGGGGCGCAATGCTGCCCAAGGACGAAGACCTGTCCGCGGTGCACGCGGCCAATGCCATTGATGTTACAGGTGGCATGTTGGATGAAAATCCGGACCTGTCGCTGTGTCCTGAGGCATCGCGCACCTTCCCCGGTCAACCCGGCCTGATCGTGCGCCGTAAAGACGGCACGCCGTTGCTACCAAAATTCCATTTCGCATCGGCCGAGAACGAAAAAGGCCTGATCCTGAAATACCGCGAC
This window contains:
- a CDS encoding ABC transporter substrate-binding protein, which translates into the protein MNSIIKASAAALALGVASTSAFADAHSLAGELRIVSDMSNPAPRAVMEGLVADFGALNPDLNIELEIVDREAWKTQIRNALSANAPDVVNWYAATRMTPYVDAGLFMDISDLWEDPAMDALASTKGAMTLNGAQWGVPYTYYQWGVYYRKDIFEELGLEEPATWDQELANCQVIIDSGRKCYTIGTKFLWTAGGWFDYINSRTNGYEFHIQLANGEVEWTDERVRDTFANWRQLIDMGAFIDDHQSMSWQDAIPPFLNGDATAYLMGNFAVAAFRDGGLTDDQLDFYQFPQINPDVAPAEDAPTDTFHIPAAAQNVEAAKAFLLYVTSADVQGEINGGDALGQLPVNASASVSDDKFIQEGFEMLSDNASGGIMQFFDRDFPAEMASSGMEGLQEFMVFPDNLDDILERLEETRQRVYQ
- a CDS encoding carbohydrate ABC transporter permease, with product MTTTTAPTRSWYKRNEIAVTPWLFLIPGIIFFALYVIFPIFQSFWISFHEWDGLGEKTWVGTANYERLLGGDRKFGISFWNNVRWLALYLLAIPMGLFISLFLNQKVFGIRLYKSLFFFPFVISQVVVGLVFSWFYLPNDGLFDIIVGTVGIDVSGGILGNPNTATYGIITAGLWPQTAYCMILYLTGLNAVDPEQVEAARLDGAKGARMLWYVILPQLKPATFIAFVVTIIGALRSFDFIAVMTNGGPFGSTRVLSFYMFEESLSEFGFRMGYGAAIAVVLFFLMLIFITYFLWSMYQDEKGAR
- a CDS encoding carbohydrate ABC transporter permease → MFPTPIEKRSRQWQLGYQALLPVVLVIWLLPLIAVAIFSIKPEADFVNGNYWGMPSSFEMFTNYGKVFFESDMPRYLLNSVFITVPTVIGAVILSSMTGFALGVYRFRGNLLIFFMFIAGNFVPFQILMVPVRDLTLNLGLYDTKMGLILFHVAFQTGFCTLFMRNFIRQLPFALIEAARVEGVSEWRIFVYVVLPLMKPALAALSVLIFTFIWNDYFWAIVLTQGPDSQPVTAGITSFNSQFRSAYHLMSAGSIVAALPPVAMFFLMQKHFIAGLTLGAVK